The Halosimplex litoreum genome has a window encoding:
- a CDS encoding tyrosine-type recombinase/integrase codes for MSQIEPMPVDKAVELYLEHRSDEVTENTVRSHEYRLKHVIRWADGRDDVGTTADLDGRKLLEYRKWRRKDGDLSVTSLHTQLTTVRVWVSFLEDIDAVEQNLSERIDVPALNGGEERDEVLPKDHAEQIDHYLNQFEYASRDHVLWTILYGVGVRLGGAHSLDIEDFDRDEQRLWFEHRPDAGTTLKNGYSGERPVSLSDHITTVIADYIDNVRPSVTDDHGRQPLIAGETTRPSKSTLRRIVYRWTQPCQIGADCPHNRLEAECDAAGYTNVPSGCPSIVSPHAIRKRTIIDYRKDEIPDKYISDRCNVSQQIMDKHYDVRTEEEKQEDRRDYFE; via the coding sequence ATGTCACAGATCGAACCGATGCCCGTCGACAAGGCTGTAGAATTGTACCTCGAACATCGCAGCGACGAAGTGACGGAAAACACCGTCCGTTCACACGAGTATCGACTGAAGCATGTGATCCGATGGGCGGATGGTCGAGATGATGTCGGAACGACTGCCGACCTCGATGGTCGGAAGTTACTCGAATATCGCAAGTGGCGACGGAAGGACGGAGACCTCTCAGTTACCTCACTCCATACTCAACTAACGACGGTGCGAGTGTGGGTAAGCTTCCTCGAAGACATCGACGCCGTCGAACAAAACCTCTCGGAACGAATCGATGTCCCCGCATTGAATGGGGGTGAGGAACGCGATGAGGTACTCCCCAAGGATCACGCAGAACAGATAGACCACTATCTCAATCAATTCGAATATGCCTCTCGCGATCACGTGCTGTGGACAATTCTCTATGGCGTTGGCGTTCGATTAGGTGGTGCCCACTCACTCGACATCGAGGACTTCGACCGTGACGAGCAACGACTGTGGTTCGAGCATCGTCCCGACGCAGGAACGACGTTGAAAAACGGATACAGTGGTGAACGTCCCGTCTCTCTATCGGACCACATCACGACGGTCATCGCCGATTACATCGACAACGTTCGGCCATCAGTAACAGACGACCACGGACGACAACCGCTCATCGCAGGGGAAACGACGAGGCCATCGAAATCTACGCTTCGACGCATCGTATATCGATGGACGCAACCGTGCCAAATCGGCGCTGATTGTCCGCACAATCGCCTCGAAGCGGAATGTGATGCAGCAGGCTATACCAACGTTCCAAGTGGCTGTCCGTCGATTGTGAGTCCTCACGCCATCCGCAAACGAACCATCATCGACTATCGGAAAGACGAGATTCCAGATAAGTATATTTCCGACCGCTGTAACGTAAGTCAACAGATTATGGACAAACACTACGACGTTCGCACTGAGGAGGAAAAACAAGAGGATCGACGCGACTACTTCGAATAG
- a CDS encoding type IV pilin, whose amino-acid sequence MHINGLLSDDDAVSPVIGVVLMVAITVILAAVIASLVLGYGNQTGPQTPTTTFEDRYTPTPDHAGSGYATIAHQGGDSIRFDALYVRGSGFNASDTAHGNVQSSDSLDVQDEFYEDGETVRLHVNETGFWPADRTSGEDSQIVTEDSINVPVDRDYELLLVYRSPHDESSSIVYTADGPGA is encoded by the coding sequence ATGCACATCAACGGGCTTCTCTCGGACGACGACGCGGTGTCGCCGGTCATCGGCGTCGTACTGATGGTCGCGATCACGGTCATCCTCGCGGCCGTCATCGCGTCGCTCGTCCTCGGGTACGGGAACCAGACCGGGCCGCAGACACCGACGACGACCTTCGAGGACCGCTACACGCCGACACCCGACCACGCCGGATCGGGGTACGCGACGATCGCCCACCAGGGCGGCGACTCGATCCGCTTCGACGCGCTGTACGTCCGCGGGTCGGGCTTCAACGCCTCCGACACCGCCCACGGAAACGTCCAGTCGTCGGACTCGCTGGACGTACAGGACGAGTTCTACGAGGACGGCGAGACCGTGCGGCTCCACGTCAACGAGACCGGATTCTGGCCCGCCGACCGCACTTCCGGCGAGGACAGTCAGATCGTCACCGAAGACTCGATCAACGTTCCCGTCGACCGCGACTACGAACTACTACTGGTGTATCGCTCACCGCACGACGAGTCGTCCTCGATCGTCTACACCGCCGACGGTCCCGGCGCCTGA
- a CDS encoding type IV pilin, whose protein sequence is MDIKQLFDDDDAVSPVIGVILMVAITVILAAVIASFVLGLGNQAQQGAPTATIGFDYEQVNEWSDQDNVGVLTVSHDGGDSVSDDELYIRGSNFFDLYEDAGTVSTWRGWLKENASASSIDHMNASVENGIWNGTASGDDSAVVSGDRAYVSVNSTYDISVVYQAQEGDTSSTLNEQEGPDA, encoded by the coding sequence ATGGATATCAAGCAACTCTTCGACGACGACGACGCGGTGTCGCCGGTTATCGGCGTCATCCTGATGGTCGCGATCACGGTTATCCTCGCGGCCGTCATCGCGTCGTTCGTCCTCGGTCTCGGGAATCAGGCACAGCAAGGCGCACCGACCGCAACTATCGGGTTCGACTACGAGCAGGTCAACGAGTGGTCCGACCAAGACAACGTCGGTGTGCTTACGGTTTCGCACGACGGCGGAGACTCGGTCAGCGACGATGAGCTCTATATCCGTGGGAGCAACTTCTTCGACCTGTATGAGGATGCTGGGACTGTAAGTACTTGGCGCGGGTGGCTGAAGGAGAACGCGAGCGCCAGCAGTATCGACCACATGAACGCATCCGTCGAGAACGGAATCTGGAACGGGACCGCGAGTGGAGACGACAGCGCGGTCGTCTCCGGTGACCGAGCGTACGTCTCCGTGAACTCGACGTACGACATCAGCGTCGTCTACCAGGCCCAGGAGGGCGACACCTCCTCGACGCTGAACGAGCAGGAAGGCCCCGACGCCTAA
- a CDS encoding DUF7120 family protein, which translates to MPTVEVSLPEDVFTKLERMTEEEFVSREAAVEELLSMGLDAYTRDTGEEVAETDMADEFADDMWDTAEDPGMREEDDDFSF; encoded by the coding sequence ATGCCCACCGTCGAAGTATCACTTCCGGAGGACGTATTCACGAAGCTCGAACGCATGACCGAAGAAGAGTTCGTCAGCCGCGAGGCCGCCGTCGAGGAGTTACTCTCGATGGGACTGGACGCCTACACCCGCGACACCGGCGAGGAAGTCGCCGAAACCGACATGGCCGACGAGTTCGCCGACGACATGTGGGACACCGCCGAAGACCCGGGGATGCGCGAAGAGGACGACGACTTCTCGTTCTGA
- a CDS encoding nucleoside hydrolase gives MRRVIVDTDTAGDDTQALALAVLTDRLSVEAVTVVAGNVSFDRQVENAKYTLSLVDATDVPVYEGARSPLIKSHEHATEIHGEGGLGGDLRPETGIDSAEGFAPEEIVARCRESPGEVTLLCIGPLTNLALAHAREESLPDLVDEVWVMGGAVESRGNVTPAAEFNVWADPDAAKRVFDAFELTLVDWGLCLRTALASDTLEEIDAIDTDLADFFREVTNVVRERGEADGLDGITQPDGLTAALLAYPELRRRVDSYAVEVDEREGLTRGYTSVDFDGASGEPADTRVVEAADAERFADVMLEMLRERDPDAVFE, from the coding sequence ATGCGACGCGTCATCGTGGACACGGACACGGCCGGCGACGACACACAGGCGCTGGCACTCGCGGTCCTGACCGACCGGCTCTCCGTCGAGGCCGTCACCGTCGTCGCCGGCAACGTCTCCTTCGATCGGCAGGTCGAGAACGCCAAATACACGCTTTCGCTCGTCGACGCGACCGACGTTCCCGTCTACGAGGGGGCTCGCTCGCCGTTGATCAAGTCCCACGAGCACGCCACAGAGATCCACGGCGAGGGCGGGCTGGGCGGCGACCTCCGTCCCGAGACCGGCATCGACTCCGCCGAGGGATTCGCCCCCGAGGAGATCGTCGCCCGGTGTCGCGAGTCGCCCGGCGAGGTCACGCTGCTCTGTATCGGCCCGCTCACGAATCTCGCGCTCGCGCACGCCCGCGAGGAGTCGCTCCCGGATCTTGTCGACGAGGTGTGGGTGATGGGCGGCGCGGTCGAGTCCCGCGGCAACGTCACGCCCGCCGCCGAGTTCAACGTCTGGGCCGACCCCGACGCCGCAAAGCGCGTGTTCGACGCCTTCGAGCTGACGCTCGTCGACTGGGGGCTCTGTCTGCGGACCGCACTCGCCTCCGACACCCTCGAGGAGATCGACGCGATCGACACCGACCTCGCCGACTTCTTTCGCGAAGTGACGAACGTCGTCCGCGAACGGGGCGAAGCCGACGGACTCGACGGGATCACCCAGCCCGACGGCCTGACCGCCGCACTGCTCGCGTATCCGGAACTCCGTCGGCGAGTCGACTCGTACGCCGTCGAGGTGGACGAACGCGAGGGGCTCACCCGCGGGTACACAAGCGTCGACTTCGATGGCGCGTCCGGCGAACCCGCCGATACTCGTGTCGTCGAAGCAGCCGACGCCGAGCGGTTCGCCGACGTGATGCTGGAGATGCTGCGCGAGCGTGACCCCGACGCCGTTTTCGAGTGA
- a CDS encoding RNA-guided endonuclease TnpB family protein has protein sequence MTHEQALVKTLDFQLDIQSDNEGLLKDAALESRWAYNETIRLAKQGVDWDAIPDRVADDANLVKNTTQRVVAKALGAMENYYEYDDFGQPSHTKDGTYPLRANYEEGYNLSLTDDGDVAFRISAKPYKHVKGALDGDDAHLDILKTALESDEWKIGTAEALFHNGNPELHVNVTNTEQTVRDKQDSRTVVGVDVNEDNVALTALSEDGVEDTLVIDFPELKFERHRYFTMRKRVQNAGKDSIHDTLEGREERFVRDRLHKVSRHIVEWSRQFEKPCIVFEDLKEMRDSIDYGTRMNRRLHHLPFRALQYYTSYKASFEGIPTTWIDPYKTSQRCPMCGHAERANRNKKRFNCKDCDHQDHSDRGASVTITVKGIKKHQDWNVPALNSLPVVRKVRRQASGAVDAPTVTHDAVRGYQTDGIVGVSD, from the coding sequence ATGACACACGAGCAGGCTCTCGTGAAGACGCTGGATTTCCAACTCGACATCCAGAGTGACAACGAGGGCCTGTTGAAAGACGCCGCGCTCGAATCGCGGTGGGCGTACAACGAAACCATCCGCCTCGCTAAGCAAGGCGTTGACTGGGACGCCATCCCCGACCGAGTAGCCGACGACGCCAACCTCGTGAAGAACACGACACAGCGCGTCGTCGCCAAAGCACTCGGTGCGATGGAGAACTACTACGAGTACGACGACTTCGGCCAACCGAGCCACACCAAGGACGGCACGTACCCGCTTCGTGCGAACTACGAGGAAGGGTACAACCTGTCGCTCACCGACGACGGCGACGTGGCGTTCCGAATCAGCGCGAAGCCCTACAAGCACGTCAAAGGCGCCCTCGATGGTGACGACGCTCATCTGGACATTCTCAAGACCGCGCTCGAAAGCGACGAGTGGAAGATTGGGACGGCAGAAGCCCTGTTCCACAACGGCAACCCCGAGTTGCACGTCAACGTCACCAACACCGAGCAGACTGTCCGTGACAAGCAGGACTCACGAACAGTCGTCGGCGTGGACGTGAACGAAGATAACGTGGCTCTGACCGCGCTCTCCGAGGATGGCGTCGAAGACACATTAGTCATCGACTTCCCCGAACTCAAGTTCGAGCGCCACCGCTACTTCACGATGCGAAAGCGGGTCCAGAACGCGGGGAAAGACAGCATCCACGACACATTGGAAGGACGTGAGGAACGGTTCGTCCGCGACCGACTCCACAAGGTGAGTCGTCACATCGTGGAGTGGAGCCGTCAGTTCGAGAAGCCGTGCATCGTCTTTGAAGACCTCAAAGAGATGCGCGACAGTATCGACTACGGCACGCGGATGAACCGACGCTTGCACCACCTCCCGTTCCGCGCCCTCCAGTACTACACGTCGTACAAAGCATCGTTCGAGGGCATCCCGACTACGTGGATTGACCCGTACAAGACGAGTCAACGGTGCCCGATGTGCGGGCACGCCGAACGAGCGAACCGCAATAAGAAACGGTTCAATTGCAAGGACTGTGATCATCAGGACCACAGCGACCGTGGTGCAAGCGTCACCATCACCGTGAAAGGCATCAAGAAGCATCAGGACTGGAATGTGCCTGCTCTCAACAGCCTTCCCGTTGTTCGGAAGGTGCGACGGCAGGCATCGGGGGCCGTGGACGCCCCGACCGTGACCCACGACGCCGTTCGAGGCTATCAGACCGATGGTATCGTGGGAGTATCCGACTAA
- a CDS encoding acyl-CoA carboxylase subunit beta, which produces MRVRIAQDASVEEAEAIASALERTVPGDGRVEVYVGDADEPAVVHEFDGDGSAGSVPGGESAGDAADEGPGPTAREQALREEIADIRRGGPEKYRERLAEQGKLFVRDRLELWFGDTDPVPGEATGADYDRTADPSGLRFEDGTFANFDAWHADSPETEEADDGDGDDGGTGDGDRLPADGLITGAAEFAGRDLHFMANDFTVKAGSMAEHGVEKFLRMQQRALKTGRPVLYLMDSSGGRIDQQTGFFANREGIGKYYYNHSMLSGRVPQICVLYGPCIAGAAYTPVFADFTVMVRDMSAMAIASPRMVEMVTGEQIDLDELGGPDVHTRHSGSADLVAEDEHHARDLVAQLLSYLPDNSDETPPQTAGRPPAKSPDGIDGVVPGEPNKGYGMERVIERVVDADSFFELQPEYGPEILTGFARIDGRPVGVVANQPAHRAGAIFPDAARKAAEFVWKCDAFDVPLLYLCDTPGFMAGSDVEKEGILEAGKKMIYATSAATVPKQCVVVRKAYGAGIYAMSGPAYDPESTIGLPSGEIAIMGPEAAINAVYANKLADIDDPEERERRERELREAYREDIDVHRMASEVVIDEIVPPSDLRAQLAARFEFYESVEKERPDKKHGTVL; this is translated from the coding sequence ATGCGAGTTCGAATCGCCCAGGACGCGAGCGTCGAGGAGGCCGAAGCGATCGCCTCTGCGCTCGAACGGACGGTCCCGGGGGACGGTCGGGTCGAGGTGTACGTCGGCGACGCCGACGAACCGGCCGTCGTCCACGAGTTCGACGGCGACGGATCCGCCGGCTCCGTCCCCGGTGGCGAGTCGGCGGGAGACGCGGCCGACGAGGGCCCCGGCCCGACCGCCCGCGAGCAGGCGCTCCGCGAGGAGATCGCCGACATCCGGCGGGGCGGCCCGGAAAAGTACCGCGAGCGGCTGGCCGAACAGGGGAAGCTGTTCGTCCGCGACCGCCTCGAACTGTGGTTCGGCGACACCGACCCGGTGCCCGGGGAGGCCACCGGTGCCGACTACGACCGGACCGCCGACCCCTCGGGGCTGCGCTTCGAGGACGGGACGTTCGCCAACTTCGACGCGTGGCACGCCGACTCGCCCGAAACCGAGGAGGCGGACGACGGCGATGGGGACGACGGCGGGACCGGCGACGGCGACCGACTGCCCGCCGACGGGCTGATCACCGGCGCCGCGGAGTTCGCGGGACGGGACCTGCACTTCATGGCGAACGACTTCACCGTGAAGGCGGGGTCGATGGCCGAACACGGCGTCGAGAAGTTCCTCCGGATGCAACAGCGCGCGCTGAAGACCGGTCGGCCCGTGCTCTACCTGATGGACTCGTCGGGCGGACGCATCGACCAGCAGACCGGCTTCTTCGCCAACCGAGAGGGCATCGGCAAGTACTACTACAACCACTCGATGCTCTCCGGTCGCGTCCCGCAGATCTGCGTCCTCTACGGCCCCTGTATCGCCGGCGCCGCCTACACCCCCGTCTTCGCCGACTTCACGGTCATGGTCCGGGACATGTCGGCGATGGCCATCGCCAGCCCGCGGATGGTCGAGATGGTCACCGGCGAGCAGATCGACTTAGACGAGCTGGGCGGTCCCGACGTACACACTCGCCACTCGGGTTCGGCGGATCTCGTCGCCGAGGACGAACACCACGCGCGCGACCTCGTGGCGCAGCTGCTATCGTATCTCCCGGACAACAGCGACGAGACGCCACCCCAGACCGCCGGGCGACCGCCCGCGAAGTCGCCCGACGGCATCGACGGCGTCGTCCCCGGAGAACCCAACAAGGGCTACGGCATGGAACGGGTGATCGAGCGGGTCGTCGACGCCGACTCCTTCTTCGAACTCCAGCCGGAGTACGGCCCGGAGATCCTCACCGGCTTCGCCAGGATCGACGGCCGGCCGGTCGGCGTGGTCGCCAACCAGCCAGCCCACCGCGCGGGGGCGATCTTCCCCGACGCCGCCCGCAAGGCCGCCGAGTTCGTCTGGAAGTGCGACGCCTTCGACGTGCCGCTGCTCTATCTCTGTGACACGCCCGGCTTCATGGCTGGCTCCGACGTCGAGAAAGAGGGCATCCTCGAAGCGGGTAAGAAGATGATCTACGCCACCTCCGCGGCGACGGTGCCGAAACAGTGCGTCGTCGTCCGGAAGGCCTACGGCGCCGGCATCTACGCCATGTCCGGCCCCGCCTACGACCCCGAGTCGACCATCGGCCTCCCGTCGGGCGAGATCGCCATCATGGGGCCCGAGGCGGCGATCAACGCCGTCTACGCGAACAAGCTCGCCGACATCGACGACCCCGAGGAGCGCGAACGCCGCGAGCGGGAGCTCCGGGAGGCCTACCGCGAGGACATCGACGTCCATCGGATGGCCAGCGAGGTCGTCATCGACGAGATCGTCCCGCCGAGCGACCTGCGCGCGCAACTGGCCGCCCGGTTCGAGTTCTACGAGTCCGTCGAGAAGGAGCGACCGGACAAGAAACACGGGACCGTGCTGTGA